One window of the Cryptomeria japonica chromosome 7, Sugi_1.0, whole genome shotgun sequence genome contains the following:
- the LOC131855771 gene encoding hydroxycinnamoyltransferase-like isoform X1, with translation MAEQVAETVVVNVRSTFMVKPAIPPPTQAMFLSGLDLFWIRVENVQTLFFYKLSPTMEYTSLIQDLKKSLSSILVYFYPLTGWLKNGELGRTEVDFTDGGVEFKVASASVQFEDLEKDGFRSRPFFQSLARNVDDTVDESYRRPLLSIQVTEFAGSGMCIGTSLHHVIGDGNSFFHFMKSWAEFSRGLPIAKPPQHDRTVFKRERKNSPSLSYKAHQIVNDGIRGANIFKFVPDDSKSEHKITSSIEKEGKSEEVLQKRTDLIQSTFCFTEEIIQELKMRSRAKTSFVAVAAQFWRCVMRAREVPQEEGVFFAVLADCRGRVKPPLLPTYFGNCVSLGVAQTRADTLINADISFAADVIQQLISSCTEEAHINHMIDWVESCNKDLLKEAGWKYGTRVVASPRFPLYDIDYGWGKPADVQLADLYDIGSMVLSAPKDGTKSIMVSTCLPQHQMDILHHFLFSEKVLFPSGVEKHRVS, from the exons ATGGCAGAACAAGTAGCAGAAACTGTAGTTGTGAATGTAAGGAGTACGTTTATGGTAAAACCGGCCATCCCACCCCCAACGCAGGCCATGTTCCTCTCCGGCCTTGATCTTTTCTGGATACGCGTCGAGAATGTTCAAACCCTTTTCTTCTACAAACTCTCTCCTACAATGGAATACACCTCATTGATACAAGACCTAAAGAAAAGCCTTTCCTCAATTCTTGTGTATTTCTATCCTCTGACTGGTTGGTTAAAAAACGGAGAATTAGGCAGAACAGAGGTTGATTTCACCGATGGAGGGGTGGAATTTAAGGTGGCGTCGGCCAGTGTACAGTTCGAAGACTTAGAAAAAGATGGGTTTCGGAGTAGGCCCTTTTTCCAAAGTCTTGCCCGCAATGTCGATGACACTGTCGATGAAAGCTATAGAAGACCGCTTCTGTCAATACAG GTCACAGAATTTGCGGGAAGCGGGATGTGCATTGGAACGAGCCTTCATCACGTTATAGGGGATGGAAATTCCTTTTTCCATTTCATGAAATCTTGGGCAGAGTTTAGCAGAGGCCTTCCCATTGCAAAACCTCCTCAGCACGACAGAACAGTTTTCAAACGAGAAAGGAAGAATTCCCCGTCACTTTCCTACAAAGCCCACCAGATTGTAAACGATGGGATAAGAGGGGCAAATATTTTCAAGTTTGTACCTGACGATTCGAAATCAGAGCACAAAATAACATCCAGTATCGAAAAGGAGGGAAAAAGCGAAGAGGTTCTTCAGAAAAGGACCGATCTGATACAATCGACGTTTTGTTTCACGGAAGAGATAATACAAGAGCTGAAAATGCGAAGCAGAGCAAAAACCTCTTTTGTTGCAGTGGCTGCTCAGTTCTGGAGATGCGTAATGAGAGCTCGAGAGGTACCGCAGGAAGAGGGTGTTTTCTTCGCAGTGTTGGCTGATTGCAGGGGACGTGTTAAGCCACCTCTTCTGCCAACTTACTTTGGAAACTGCGTATCTTTGGGTGTGGCGCAGACTAGAGCCGACACACTCATCAATGCCGACATCTCCTTCGCTGCGGATGTTATCCAGCAACTCATCAGTTCCTGCACCGAGGAAGCACACATCAATCATATGATTGACTGGGTTGAATCCTGTAACAAAGATTTACTTAAAGAAGCTGGTTGGAAATACGGAACTAGGGTCGTAGCGTCCCCGAGATTTCCTTTATACGACATCGACTATGGATGGGGGAAGCCTGCGGACGTGCAGTTAGCAGACCTTTATGATATTGGAAGCATGGTTTTGTCAGCTCCAAAGGATGGAACGAAAAGCATTATGGTATCAACCTGCCTTCCTCAACACCAGATGGACATCTTACATCACTTTCTCTTTTCAGAAAAAGTTTTATTTCCATCAG GTGTGGAGAAACATCGGGTATCATAG
- the LOC131855771 gene encoding hydroxycinnamoyltransferase-like isoform X2 gives MAEQVAETVVVNVRSTFMVKPAIPPPTQAMFLSGLDLFWIRVENVQTLFFYKLSPTMEYTSLIQDLKKSLSSILVYFYPLTGWLKNGELGRTEVDFTDGGVEFKVASASVQFEDLEKDGFRSRPFFQSLARNVDDTVDESYRRPLLSIQVTEFAGSGMCIGTSLHHVIGDGNSFFHFMKSWAEFSRGLPIAKPPQHDRTVFKRERKNSPSLSYKAHQIVNDGIRGANIFKFVPDDSKSEHKITSSIEKEGKSEEVLQKRTDLIQSTFCFTEEIIQELKMRSRAKTSFVAVAAQFWRCVMRAREVPQEEGVFFAVLADCRGRVKPPLLPTYFGNCVSLGVAQTRADTLINADISFAADVIQQLISSCTEEAHINHMIDWVESCNKDLLKEAGWKYGTRVVASPRFPLYDIDYGWGKPADVQLADLYDIGSMVLSAPKDGTKSIMVSTCLPQHQMDILHHFLFSEKVLFPSALLIRKII, from the exons ATGGCAGAACAAGTAGCAGAAACTGTAGTTGTGAATGTAAGGAGTACGTTTATGGTAAAACCGGCCATCCCACCCCCAACGCAGGCCATGTTCCTCTCCGGCCTTGATCTTTTCTGGATACGCGTCGAGAATGTTCAAACCCTTTTCTTCTACAAACTCTCTCCTACAATGGAATACACCTCATTGATACAAGACCTAAAGAAAAGCCTTTCCTCAATTCTTGTGTATTTCTATCCTCTGACTGGTTGGTTAAAAAACGGAGAATTAGGCAGAACAGAGGTTGATTTCACCGATGGAGGGGTGGAATTTAAGGTGGCGTCGGCCAGTGTACAGTTCGAAGACTTAGAAAAAGATGGGTTTCGGAGTAGGCCCTTTTTCCAAAGTCTTGCCCGCAATGTCGATGACACTGTCGATGAAAGCTATAGAAGACCGCTTCTGTCAATACAG GTCACAGAATTTGCGGGAAGCGGGATGTGCATTGGAACGAGCCTTCATCACGTTATAGGGGATGGAAATTCCTTTTTCCATTTCATGAAATCTTGGGCAGAGTTTAGCAGAGGCCTTCCCATTGCAAAACCTCCTCAGCACGACAGAACAGTTTTCAAACGAGAAAGGAAGAATTCCCCGTCACTTTCCTACAAAGCCCACCAGATTGTAAACGATGGGATAAGAGGGGCAAATATTTTCAAGTTTGTACCTGACGATTCGAAATCAGAGCACAAAATAACATCCAGTATCGAAAAGGAGGGAAAAAGCGAAGAGGTTCTTCAGAAAAGGACCGATCTGATACAATCGACGTTTTGTTTCACGGAAGAGATAATACAAGAGCTGAAAATGCGAAGCAGAGCAAAAACCTCTTTTGTTGCAGTGGCTGCTCAGTTCTGGAGATGCGTAATGAGAGCTCGAGAGGTACCGCAGGAAGAGGGTGTTTTCTTCGCAGTGTTGGCTGATTGCAGGGGACGTGTTAAGCCACCTCTTCTGCCAACTTACTTTGGAAACTGCGTATCTTTGGGTGTGGCGCAGACTAGAGCCGACACACTCATCAATGCCGACATCTCCTTCGCTGCGGATGTTATCCAGCAACTCATCAGTTCCTGCACCGAGGAAGCACACATCAATCATATGATTGACTGGGTTGAATCCTGTAACAAAGATTTACTTAAAGAAGCTGGTTGGAAATACGGAACTAGGGTCGTAGCGTCCCCGAGATTTCCTTTATACGACATCGACTATGGATGGGGGAAGCCTGCGGACGTGCAGTTAGCAGACCTTTATGATATTGGAAGCATGGTTTTGTCAGCTCCAAAGGATGGAACGAAAAGCATTATGGTATCAACCTGCCTTCCTCAACACCAGATGGACATCTTACATCACTTTCTCTTTTCAGAAAAAGTTTTATTTCCATCAG CTCTTTTAATCCGCAAGATAATTTGA
- the LOC131855771 gene encoding hydroxycinnamoyltransferase-like isoform X3, giving the protein MAEQVAETVVVNVRSTFMVKPAIPPPTQAMFLSGLDLFWIRVENVQTLFFYKLSPTMEYTSLIQDLKKSLSSILVYFYPLTGWLKNGELGRTEVDFTDGGVEFKVASASVQFEDLEKDGFRSRPFFQSLARNVDDTVDESYRRPLLSIQVTEFAGSGMCIGTSLHHVIGDGNSFFHFMKSWAEFSRGLPIAKPPQHDRTVFKRERKNSPSLSYKAHQIVNDGIRGANIFKFVPDDSKSEHKITSSIEKEGKSEEVLQKRTDLIQSTFCFTEEIIQELKMRSRAKTSFVAVAAQFWRCVMRAREVPQEEGVFFAVLADCRGRVKPPLLPTYFGNCVSLGVAQTRADTLINADISFAADVIQQLISSCTEEAHINHMIDWVESCNKDLLKEAGWKYGTRVVASPRFPLYDIDYGWGKPADVQLADLYDIGSMVLSAPKDGTKSIMVSTCLPQHQMDILHHFLFSEKVLFPSGVEQHQVS; this is encoded by the exons ATGGCAGAACAAGTAGCAGAAACTGTAGTTGTGAATGTAAGGAGTACGTTTATGGTAAAACCGGCCATCCCACCCCCAACGCAGGCCATGTTCCTCTCCGGCCTTGATCTTTTCTGGATACGCGTCGAGAATGTTCAAACCCTTTTCTTCTACAAACTCTCTCCTACAATGGAATACACCTCATTGATACAAGACCTAAAGAAAAGCCTTTCCTCAATTCTTGTGTATTTCTATCCTCTGACTGGTTGGTTAAAAAACGGAGAATTAGGCAGAACAGAGGTTGATTTCACCGATGGAGGGGTGGAATTTAAGGTGGCGTCGGCCAGTGTACAGTTCGAAGACTTAGAAAAAGATGGGTTTCGGAGTAGGCCCTTTTTCCAAAGTCTTGCCCGCAATGTCGATGACACTGTCGATGAAAGCTATAGAAGACCGCTTCTGTCAATACAG GTCACAGAATTTGCGGGAAGCGGGATGTGCATTGGAACGAGCCTTCATCACGTTATAGGGGATGGAAATTCCTTTTTCCATTTCATGAAATCTTGGGCAGAGTTTAGCAGAGGCCTTCCCATTGCAAAACCTCCTCAGCACGACAGAACAGTTTTCAAACGAGAAAGGAAGAATTCCCCGTCACTTTCCTACAAAGCCCACCAGATTGTAAACGATGGGATAAGAGGGGCAAATATTTTCAAGTTTGTACCTGACGATTCGAAATCAGAGCACAAAATAACATCCAGTATCGAAAAGGAGGGAAAAAGCGAAGAGGTTCTTCAGAAAAGGACCGATCTGATACAATCGACGTTTTGTTTCACGGAAGAGATAATACAAGAGCTGAAAATGCGAAGCAGAGCAAAAACCTCTTTTGTTGCAGTGGCTGCTCAGTTCTGGAGATGCGTAATGAGAGCTCGAGAGGTACCGCAGGAAGAGGGTGTTTTCTTCGCAGTGTTGGCTGATTGCAGGGGACGTGTTAAGCCACCTCTTCTGCCAACTTACTTTGGAAACTGCGTATCTTTGGGTGTGGCGCAGACTAGAGCCGACACACTCATCAATGCCGACATCTCCTTCGCTGCGGATGTTATCCAGCAACTCATCAGTTCCTGCACCGAGGAAGCACACATCAATCATATGATTGACTGGGTTGAATCCTGTAACAAAGATTTACTTAAAGAAGCTGGTTGGAAATACGGAACTAGGGTCGTAGCGTCCCCGAGATTTCCTTTATACGACATCGACTATGGATGGGGGAAGCCTGCGGACGTGCAGTTAGCAGACCTTTATGATATTGGAAGCATGGTTTTGTCAGCTCCAAAGGATGGAACGAAAAGCATTATGGTATCAACCTGCCTTCCTCAACACCAGATGGACATCTTACATCACTTTCTCTTTTCAGAAAAAGTTTTATTTCCATCAG